One stretch of Flavobacterium sp. 9 DNA includes these proteins:
- a CDS encoding glycoside hydrolase family 28 protein produces the protein MITSKSIASKVVLVFSLTAISFLSCGKQVSNTSEANPWKKMELIVKSIPQTQFLDKTYNVMDYGAVADGKTSNTAVFEKAIKACAENGGGKVLVPNGKYLTGPIHLESNVNLHLEDNAEILFSIDSKDYPLVHTSFEGTELMNHSPLIYAKNKTNVAITGKGTLNGQANNTNWWIWAGSKMYGWQKGIASQNDPLNRIALIEMAEKGVPVEQRIFGEGHYLRPNFIEFFECNTVLVKDITIINAPFWILHPIKSNNVIVDGVTVNSHGPNNDGCDPEYSQNVIIRNCTFNTGDDCIAIKSGRDADGRRVGIPSKNIIVQNCKMIDGHGGVVMGSEISAGVNNVFVENCVMDSPNLERAIRIKTNSKRGGTTEDIYVRNIEVGTVKECVLRATMFYDVYGSQSGNFIPAIKNISLENIRVKNGGKFGILADGYETSPIENITFKDVVIEKVDSVYSLKNVKNINFISTYINGKKVESIKN, from the coding sequence ATGATTACAAGTAAGTCTATAGCGTCAAAAGTTGTTCTGGTTTTTAGCCTGACTGCGATTTCATTTTTGTCTTGTGGAAAACAAGTTTCGAATACTTCAGAAGCTAATCCATGGAAAAAAATGGAATTAATCGTAAAAAGCATTCCACAAACGCAGTTTTTAGACAAGACTTATAATGTTATGGATTATGGTGCTGTTGCAGATGGAAAAACATCAAATACAGCAGTTTTTGAAAAAGCCATTAAAGCTTGCGCTGAAAATGGCGGTGGAAAAGTACTTGTGCCAAATGGAAAATATCTAACTGGACCAATACATTTAGAAAGCAACGTGAATTTGCATTTAGAAGACAATGCTGAAATTCTGTTTAGTATTGATTCAAAAGATTATCCTTTGGTGCATACTTCATTTGAGGGAACAGAATTAATGAATCATTCGCCACTTATTTATGCAAAGAACAAAACGAATGTTGCAATAACTGGAAAAGGAACATTAAACGGACAGGCAAATAATACAAATTGGTGGATTTGGGCAGGAAGTAAAATGTACGGTTGGCAAAAAGGTATTGCTTCTCAAAATGATCCTCTTAATCGTATTGCTTTGATCGAAATGGCTGAAAAAGGAGTTCCTGTTGAACAAAGAATTTTTGGAGAAGGACATTATTTGCGTCCCAATTTTATTGAGTTTTTTGAGTGTAATACGGTTTTGGTAAAAGATATAACGATAATCAATGCTCCGTTTTGGATTTTACATCCGATAAAATCTAATAATGTAATTGTTGACGGCGTAACGGTCAATAGCCACGGACCTAATAATGACGGTTGTGATCCTGAATATTCTCAAAATGTAATTATTAGAAATTGCACTTTTAATACGGGAGACGATTGTATTGCGATAAAATCCGGAAGAGATGCTGATGGAAGACGAGTTGGGATTCCGAGTAAAAACATCATTGTTCAGAATTGTAAAATGATTGATGGTCACGGCGGAGTTGTGATGGGAAGCGAAATTTCTGCCGGAGTAAATAATGTTTTTGTAGAGAATTGTGTAATGGATAGTCCCAATTTAGAAAGGGCAATCAGGATCAAAACAAACTCTAAACGTGGTGGAACTACAGAGGACATTTATGTTAGAAATATTGAGGTTGGAACTGTAAAAGAATGTGTTTTGAGAGCAACTATGTTTTATGATGTTTACGGAAGTCAATCGGGAAATTTTATACCAGCAATCAAAAATATCAGCCTTGAAAATATTAGGGTCAAAAACGGAGGAAAGTTCGGAATCCTTGCTGATGGTTACGAAACATCTCCTATAGAAAATATCACTTTTAAAGATGTTGTAATCGAAAAAGTAGACTCGGTTTATTCGTTAAAAAACGTAAAAAATATAAATTTTATAAGCACTTATATCAATGGAAAGAAAGTAGAATCGATTAAAAATTAA
- a CDS encoding LacI family DNA-binding transcriptional regulator produces the protein MSEKITIYDIAEKLNITAATVSRALNNNPKIKESTRELVLKTAASMNYKQNKLALALKSGRSNNIGVIVPRIDSNFFASVIRGVEEELHPHGYQVIICQTHEDPKRENENLYTLIDAQVDGIIMSVTDVTNENDGAFHNVLEKNVPLIFFDRSKHIDGVSSVTINDFKGGYITAKHLIDEGCRHIAHFSGDQSLEIFKNRFLGYKQALLDHGINFKEEYVIRTKSSVEAGKEAIDTLLKLETPPDALFSSSDFAALGAIQELKERNISIPNEFCVAGFSNEPFTKFMELSITSVDQSPLEMGKMSARVFLEQVDKTNTIKIEKKVVLAPELHIRKSSSRTTF, from the coding sequence ATGAGCGAAAAAATAACCATTTATGATATTGCCGAGAAATTAAATATCACTGCTGCTACTGTTTCAAGAGCCTTAAACAACAACCCGAAGATCAAAGAAAGTACACGAGAGCTAGTTCTAAAAACTGCTGCATCGATGAACTATAAGCAGAATAAACTGGCGTTAGCCTTAAAAAGTGGTCGTAGTAATAATATAGGTGTAATTGTTCCTCGTATCGATAGCAACTTCTTTGCATCGGTAATTAGAGGAGTCGAAGAAGAACTTCATCCACATGGTTATCAGGTTATTATTTGCCAAACGCATGAAGATCCAAAAAGAGAAAATGAAAACTTATATACCTTAATAGATGCTCAAGTAGACGGTATTATCATGTCGGTTACAGATGTGACTAACGAAAATGATGGCGCGTTTCATAATGTTTTAGAGAAAAATGTTCCGTTAATCTTTTTTGACAGAAGCAAACATATCGATGGCGTAAGTTCCGTGACAATCAATGACTTTAAAGGCGGATATATCACAGCAAAACATTTAATTGATGAAGGCTGCAGACATATTGCGCATTTCTCAGGAGATCAGTCTCTTGAGATATTCAAAAATCGTTTTTTAGGATACAAACAAGCATTATTGGATCACGGAATTAACTTTAAAGAAGAATATGTTATTCGTACTAAAAGTAGCGTTGAAGCCGGAAAAGAAGCAATCGACACTTTATTAAAACTAGAAACTCCACCAGACGCTTTATTTTCTTCGAGTGATTTTGCGGCTTTAGGTGCTATTCAGGAATTAAAAGAAAGAAATATTAGTATTCCAAATGAGTTTTGTGTGGCTGGTTTCAGTAACGAACCTTTCACAAAATTCATGGAATTATCGATAACTTCTGTTGATCAGTCTCCATTAGAAATGGGAAAAATGTCAGCACGTGTTTTCTTAGAACAAGTCGACAAAACCAATACGATTAAAATCGAAAAAAAGGTAGTTCTCGCACCAGAATTACACATTCGTAAATCTTCGTCAAGAACTACCTTCTAA